In Zunongwangia profunda SM-A87, the following proteins share a genomic window:
- the kdsA gene encoding 3-deoxy-8-phosphooctulonate synthase has protein sequence MKLENIPQIHHANSDNFFLLAGPCAIEGEEMALRIAEKVVEITDKLKIPYVFKGSFKKANRSRIDSFTGIGDEKALKILRKVSETFKVPTITDIHEINDAKLAAEYVDILQIPAFLVRQTDLVVAAAETGKTVNLKKGQFMSPESMKHAVTKVTDCDNEQVMVTDRGTMFGYKDMIVDFRGIPTMREFAPTVLDVTHSLQQPNQSSGVTGGRPDMIETIARAGVVNNVDGLFIETHFDPANAKSDGANMLDLKYLEQLMTNLVAIRQTINSF, from the coding sequence ATGAAATTAGAAAATATACCACAGATACATCATGCCAATTCTGATAATTTTTTTCTTTTAGCAGGCCCATGTGCTATTGAAGGTGAAGAAATGGCTTTAAGGATTGCAGAAAAAGTTGTTGAAATTACCGATAAACTAAAAATCCCTTATGTCTTTAAAGGAAGTTTTAAAAAAGCAAACCGATCAAGGATCGATAGCTTTACGGGAATTGGCGATGAAAAGGCTTTAAAAATACTTAGAAAAGTTTCCGAAACTTTTAAAGTACCTACGATTACCGATATTCATGAAATTAACGATGCCAAACTAGCAGCAGAATATGTAGATATCCTGCAAATACCTGCATTTTTGGTTCGGCAAACAGATCTTGTAGTTGCTGCCGCTGAAACCGGGAAAACAGTGAACCTTAAAAAAGGACAGTTTATGAGTCCCGAATCTATGAAACACGCGGTAACAAAGGTAACAGATTGTGATAACGAACAGGTGATGGTTACCGATCGCGGTACCATGTTTGGGTATAAAGACATGATTGTTGATTTTAGAGGAATTCCCACTATGCGCGAATTTGCGCCTACCGTTTTAGATGTCACCCATAGCTTACAACAGCCCAATCAAAGCAGTGGTGTAACCGGTGGCAGACCCGATATGATAGAAACCATCGCCAGAGCCGGAGTGGTAAATAATGTAGATGGATTATTTATCGAAACTCATTTTGATCCTGCTAATGCTAAAAGTGATGGTGCCAATATGCTCGATCTAAAATATTTAGAACAATTAATGACCAATCTTGTGGCCATCCGCCAAACTATAAATTCCTTTTAA
- a CDS encoding universal stress protein, with translation MININTILVGLDLSPMDDHLIKHASFLAKKLDIKKVYFTHNVKKYAISELFQEQLKDLDLEQIIGDELSEKITNSFDAEVEWDTLIAEDPYTESIFNHIVNKYYIDMILVGNKIDYEGAGVLTDKLLRMVKCPLLIIPETSTPKLDTIWAGTDFSRSCMKIYNSIDYIQEKINATIVAAHVYQIPAQFSPYVSADTMKTKLKKHSQERLEKFINRLHKPYAIKEEVLDSKESTIAEKLIECSQNNNADLLMVADKGSNNISSLMLGSVTDELSTANAKIPIWVVK, from the coding sequence ATGATTAATATTAACACCATACTTGTAGGATTAGATCTTTCTCCTATGGACGATCATCTTATCAAACACGCATCTTTTTTAGCAAAAAAATTAGATATTAAAAAGGTATATTTTACGCACAATGTAAAAAAATATGCAATTTCAGAATTATTTCAGGAGCAATTAAAGGATCTGGATTTAGAACAGATTATCGGGGATGAACTTTCTGAAAAAATTACGAATAGTTTTGATGCCGAAGTGGAATGGGACACACTGATTGCTGAAGACCCCTATACAGAATCGATTTTTAATCATATCGTAAACAAATATTATATCGATATGATTCTTGTGGGGAACAAAATTGATTATGAGGGTGCGGGAGTACTTACGGATAAACTGCTTAGAATGGTAAAATGTCCGCTTTTAATTATCCCTGAAACCAGCACGCCAAAATTGGATACTATTTGGGCAGGTACCGATTTTTCCAGAAGTTGTATGAAAATTTATAATAGTATCGATTATATTCAGGAGAAAATAAACGCCACTATTGTTGCAGCTCACGTTTATCAAATCCCAGCGCAATTTTCTCCATATGTTTCTGCTGATACCATGAAAACGAAACTAAAAAAACATAGCCAGGAACGTTTAGAAAAATTCATAAACCGCCTGCATAAGCCATATGCTATCAAAGAAGAAGTTTTAGACAGTAAAGAGTCTACGATTGCCGAAAAACTTATCGAATGCTCGCAGAACAATAATGCTGATCTTTTAATGGTAGCCGATAAAGGAAGTAATAATATATCTTCTTTGATGTTGGGAAGTGTTACCGATGAGCTTTCGACCGCTAACGCCAAAATCCCAATTTGGGTAGTAAAATAA
- a CDS encoding oxygenase MpaB family protein, which translates to MGLVINKTYFTKKDSIVRQIWGKADTILFIFAGTAAEFALNKAVDWLYYTGRLPKDPLGRLFSTVNYAKVIVFAEEKAAFQAIDQMNKIHAKIEKNRGFKIPEWAYRDVLFMLIDYSIRAFEALERKLTLKEKEEVLSVFLKVGHGMKIGGLPKDFEGWKQQRKIQLQENFEYSEFTKDLFLQYKKHLGVARYRLLLEAQILMAPKRVKELLNFREHSVLITVIPLYRLSGSFKIDYILKELILPKDYKNDIKALDH; encoded by the coding sequence TTGGGATTAGTTATAAACAAGACATATTTTACAAAAAAAGACTCGATTGTTCGGCAAATTTGGGGCAAAGCAGATACCATCCTGTTTATTTTTGCCGGTACTGCTGCCGAGTTTGCATTAAATAAAGCAGTAGACTGGTTGTACTACACCGGCAGGCTTCCAAAAGATCCTTTAGGTCGCCTCTTCTCTACTGTGAATTACGCCAAAGTGATTGTTTTTGCTGAAGAAAAAGCAGCTTTCCAGGCGATAGATCAAATGAATAAAATTCATGCTAAAATTGAGAAAAATCGAGGTTTTAAAATTCCGGAATGGGCGTATCGTGATGTACTTTTTATGTTAATCGATTATTCCATAAGAGCTTTTGAAGCTTTAGAACGAAAACTGACACTGAAGGAAAAAGAAGAAGTACTAAGCGTATTTCTAAAAGTTGGCCACGGAATGAAAATCGGGGGATTACCAAAGGATTTTGAAGGCTGGAAACAACAGCGCAAAATTCAGCTTCAGGAAAATTTTGAATATAGCGAATTCACAAAAGATCTCTTTCTTCAGTATAAAAAACATTTAGGTGTTGCCCGTTATCGATTATTGCTGGAAGCACAAATTTTAATGGCGCCAAAACGGGTCAAAGAATTACTGAATTTCCGGGAACATTCTGTTCTTATCACTGTAATTCCGCTATACCGACTAAGCGGATCATTTAAAATCGATTACATCCTGAAAGAACTTATTCTGCCTAAAGACTATAAAAACGACATCAAAGCTTTAGATCATTAG
- a CDS encoding TlpA disulfide reductase family protein, whose protein sequence is MKKILLPTLAVVSALISCESEPEDKGKDIGALHISKEFPKPGDEIKITYASGDSIPSSEDEKVKGIINFITDTGVYPEDIELKDSATMYMSNIKIPDSVKAISFQFKQYNIDENNDKEGYVLPLYDEEGNALTGSAAQIANLYSQGDRYGNIEIPKDSIISKFEADFKKDASLEGKWAGNYINLIKSDKEKATAFVEKQMATAFANDSLSEEDYMRLYRMNAMIENKKIADSLRNLIPEKFPQGSLATSSYYQKVYEAKGSAEKEKVFQDYEDKIGKENMYRNYMLSMLASEFAADGHIEKAKEYASKISEKGREASAYNSIAWKLAEEGKDLGKAQEISKKSLDLIENIDPKEDKPKTQTASQYKSNLDYMKVMYEDTYATIMYKQGDLKEAIKYQEMAANSKTADAEITEKYIQYLVEDKQYETAKEKAASFIAKNKGSQKLNEYYKEAYTAVGDTAGFEKEFAMLEEKGHQKAKSDIKKMMIDEDASQFTLKDLEGKKVSLEELKGKTVILDFWATWCGPCKMSFPGMQKAVVAHKDNPNVEFLFIDTWESQTPDVRMKEVSEFIDANDYDFHVLMDEKVGDGNSFKVVEDYGVSGIPTKFVLGPDGRIKFKSVGWNGNTDKLAEELAIMIQLTQS, encoded by the coding sequence ATGAAGAAAATACTATTACCCACATTAGCTGTAGTTAGCGCATTAATTTCGTGCGAAAGCGAACCCGAGGATAAGGGAAAAGATATAGGCGCTTTACATATAAGCAAAGAATTTCCAAAACCAGGCGATGAAATCAAAATTACTTATGCTTCAGGAGATAGTATCCCTTCCAGTGAAGATGAAAAAGTAAAAGGAATAATAAACTTCATTACAGATACTGGTGTGTATCCCGAAGATATTGAACTCAAGGATTCGGCTACGATGTACATGTCCAATATCAAAATTCCGGATTCTGTAAAGGCGATTTCTTTTCAGTTTAAACAATACAATATAGATGAGAATAACGATAAAGAAGGTTATGTGCTTCCGCTTTACGATGAAGAAGGTAATGCACTAACAGGAAGTGCTGCACAAATTGCAAATCTTTATAGCCAGGGAGATCGTTATGGAAATATAGAAATTCCTAAAGATTCCATCATTTCTAAATTTGAGGCTGACTTTAAAAAAGATGCTTCTTTAGAGGGAAAATGGGCTGGAAATTATATTAACCTTATAAAATCTGATAAGGAAAAGGCCACTGCTTTTGTCGAAAAACAAATGGCAACTGCTTTTGCCAATGATTCTTTAAGTGAAGAGGATTATATGCGTTTGTATCGCATGAATGCCATGATTGAAAATAAAAAAATTGCTGACTCTTTAAGAAATTTGATCCCGGAAAAGTTTCCGCAAGGATCTTTAGCAACTTCCAGTTATTATCAAAAAGTTTACGAGGCTAAAGGTTCTGCCGAAAAAGAAAAAGTTTTTCAGGATTACGAAGACAAGATTGGTAAGGAGAACATGTATAGGAATTACATGCTTTCCATGTTAGCCAGCGAGTTTGCTGCAGATGGCCATATAGAGAAAGCAAAGGAATATGCTTCAAAAATTTCTGAGAAAGGAAGAGAAGCTTCGGCATATAATAGCATTGCCTGGAAATTAGCTGAAGAGGGCAAGGATCTTGGAAAAGCACAGGAGATTTCTAAAAAGTCCCTTGATCTTATTGAAAATATAGACCCTAAAGAAGATAAACCAAAAACTCAAACTGCTTCACAATATAAAAGCAACTTAGACTACATGAAAGTTATGTATGAGGATACTTATGCAACGATCATGTATAAGCAAGGCGACCTTAAAGAAGCGATAAAATATCAGGAAATGGCAGCAAACTCCAAAACTGCCGATGCCGAGATTACTGAAAAGTATATCCAATATTTAGTGGAAGATAAGCAATACGAGACTGCAAAAGAAAAAGCTGCCAGTTTTATAGCTAAAAATAAAGGTTCTCAAAAGTTAAACGAATATTACAAAGAAGCTTACACCGCTGTTGGTGATACTGCCGGATTTGAAAAAGAATTTGCCATGCTTGAAGAAAAAGGTCACCAAAAAGCAAAAAGCGATATCAAAAAAATGATGATCGATGAAGATGCCAGTCAGTTTACCCTAAAAGATCTTGAAGGCAAAAAGGTTAGCCTAGAAGAATTAAAAGGAAAAACCGTAATTCTTGATTTTTGGGCTACCTGGTGTGGGCCCTGTAAAATGTCATTCCCGGGAATGCAAAAAGCGGTGGTAGCCCATAAAGACAATCCAAATGTAGAATTCTTATTTATCGATACCTGGGAAAGCCAGACCCCTGATGTACGCATGAAAGAAGTAAGCGAATTTATCGATGCTAATGATTATGATTTTCATGTGTTAATGGATGAAAAAGTAGGAGATGGTAATTCTTTTAAAGTTGTAGAAGACTATGGTGTTTCAGGAATCCCAACAAAGTTTGTATTAGGACCTGATGGCCGAATTAAATTTAAATCTGTAGGTTGGAACGGTAACACCGATAAATTAGCAGAGGAACTTGCGATTATGATTCAGCTTACACAATCCTAA
- a CDS encoding winged helix-turn-helix domain-containing protein, translating to MSIIENINKLFDHRIRLGIMSVLMVNEKVSFNQLKELLEVTDGNLASHIKALEKADYIEVQKSFVDRKPNTKYKATKLGKLAFKKHIDALENIIKSKNELN from the coding sequence GTGAGTATCATAGAAAACATAAACAAACTCTTTGACCATCGCATTCGATTGGGAATCATGTCGGTTTTAATGGTGAACGAAAAAGTAAGTTTTAATCAGCTAAAAGAACTTTTGGAAGTTACCGATGGTAATTTGGCCAGCCATATCAAAGCGCTTGAAAAAGCCGATTATATTGAAGTGCAAAAATCCTTTGTAGATCGCAAACCAAACACCAAATATAAAGCGACCAAGCTTGGGAAATTAGCATTTAAAAAGCATATCGACGCGTTGGAAAATATTATAAAGTCCAAAAATGAATTAAACTAA
- a CDS encoding BCCT family transporter: protein MAEKVTRSDEKKSIFGLEVNGPVFFSSSIIIIASIILTLIYEKQSEKVFENVQNYIANNGGWFFVLVVNIFLGFMIYLAFSKFGELRIGGQNAKPEFKTASWFAMLFSAGMGIGLLFWSIAEPINHFNSPPMAEGGTVEAAREAMSFTFLHWGFHAWGIYALVGLSLAYFTYTRGLPLTIRSVFYPFLGDKIHGWIGNLIDIFAVLATLFGLATSLGFGVQQIAAGIEHVFGITNNITTQIIIIAGITAIATLSVVLGVDKGVRILSEWNMRIAVVLLLMVLVLGPTIFIFQSFVENTGNYFSDFLSISTWTESFTGTKWQNDWTVFYWGWWIAWSPFVGTFIARVSKGRTIREFVLGVLIVPSLITFFWISAFGSASIQQVLAGDNTIVEAVNDDVATALFVFLEQFPLATALNVVGVILIAGFFVTSSDSGSLVVDSLTSGGKIDAPVGQRIFWAVAEGTIAAVLLVGGGLQALQTASIVTGLPFAFILLVMCYSLYQGLKEDMRKLNKKKEQKQKENYEEVVKEIVKKRNLKKAD, encoded by the coding sequence ATGGCAGAAAAAGTTACCAGAAGCGACGAGAAAAAATCTATTTTTGGATTAGAGGTTAACGGCCCGGTATTTTTCTCTTCGTCCATTATCATTATCGCAAGTATTATTTTAACGCTGATTTACGAGAAACAATCAGAAAAAGTATTTGAAAACGTACAGAACTATATTGCCAATAACGGGGGGTGGTTTTTTGTATTGGTCGTAAATATTTTTCTAGGATTTATGATCTATTTAGCGTTTAGTAAATTCGGGGAACTAAGAATTGGCGGACAGAACGCAAAACCAGAATTTAAAACAGCCTCCTGGTTTGCTATGCTATTTAGCGCAGGGATGGGAATTGGTTTATTATTTTGGAGTATTGCTGAACCTATAAACCATTTTAATTCTCCACCGATGGCTGAAGGTGGCACGGTTGAAGCTGCACGTGAAGCGATGAGTTTTACTTTTCTCCACTGGGGTTTTCATGCCTGGGGTATTTACGCTTTGGTTGGTCTTTCTTTAGCATACTTTACCTATACTCGTGGTTTACCACTTACCATTCGATCTGTTTTTTACCCATTTCTGGGCGATAAAATCCATGGTTGGATTGGAAATTTAATCGACATATTCGCCGTTTTAGCGACCCTTTTTGGATTGGCCACTTCTCTTGGTTTTGGGGTGCAACAAATTGCTGCGGGAATAGAACACGTTTTTGGGATCACTAATAATATCACTACGCAAATTATAATTATTGCAGGAATTACGGCTATAGCCACTTTATCTGTAGTTTTAGGCGTTGATAAAGGAGTTAGAATCCTAAGTGAATGGAATATGAGAATCGCCGTTGTACTATTATTAATGGTTTTAGTACTAGGTCCTACTATTTTTATCTTTCAGTCTTTTGTAGAAAACACCGGAAATTATTTTTCTGATTTCTTAAGCATTTCTACATGGACAGAAAGTTTCACGGGTACAAAATGGCAAAACGACTGGACTGTATTTTACTGGGGATGGTGGATTGCATGGTCTCCTTTTGTAGGAACCTTTATCGCTCGTGTTTCTAAAGGTAGAACTATTAGAGAATTTGTTTTAGGAGTCCTTATCGTTCCTTCATTAATCACGTTTTTTTGGATCTCTGCTTTTGGTAGTGCTTCCATACAGCAGGTTTTAGCCGGCGACAATACCATTGTAGAAGCAGTGAATGACGATGTGGCAACAGCTCTCTTTGTATTTTTGGAACAATTTCCATTAGCTACCGCTCTTAATGTGGTAGGAGTTATTCTTATTGCAGGATTTTTTGTTACCTCTTCTGATTCTGGTTCTTTGGTAGTCGATAGTTTAACCTCAGGAGGAAAAATTGATGCTCCTGTGGGCCAACGTATTTTTTGGGCCGTGGCCGAGGGTACCATCGCAGCCGTATTATTAGTGGGTGGCGGTTTACAGGCGCTGCAAACTGCATCGATCGTTACAGGTCTCCCCTTTGCTTTTATTTTACTGGTAATGTGCTATTCGCTCTATCAGGGTCTCAAAGAAGACATGCGCAAACTCAATAAGAAGAAAGAACAGAAACAAAAAGAAAATTACGAGGAGGTCGTGAAAGAAATAGTAAAGAAAAGAAACCTGAAAAAAGCAGATTAA